Proteins encoded in a region of the Antedon mediterranea chromosome 2, ecAntMedi1.1, whole genome shotgun sequence genome:
- the LOC140040108 gene encoding protein Wnt-6-like yields the protein MKFRNIVLSLALLFTHPLSATGLWWAVGSPLTFDQSRICRKARRLTGKQQDLCNKEPEIIEEALLGSKVQGLGECRFQMKLWKWNCTTTSLGKVLLQDTRETAFANAITSAGVTYQITAACSSGSLLQCGCDNSSNSIMEEAKNATWLWGGCGDNVNFGYIKSIEFIDTQEKRRSDIKSLITQHNNEAGRLAVKLHMREECKCHGLSGTCSLKTCWKRMPVFRDVGYRLKELFNGAIKVTGANNGKNLLAAGSTIKAPTITDLVYSVESPNFCVPDRKVGSIGTAHRVCNSTSDGVEGCQIMCCNRGYTDEIVNRTYHCRCRFKWCCVVECDICSKNVTISRCNGYS from the exons ATGAAATTTAGGAACATTGTTCTGAGTTTGGCGTTACTTTTTACCCATCCGTTGAGTGCAACTGGACTTTGGTG GGCTGTAGGAAGTCCACTGACATTTGATCAAAGTAGGATATGTCGAAAGGCAAGGCGGTTAACTGGTAAGCAGCAAGATCTGTGTAATAAAGAACCAGAAATAATAGAAGAGGCATTGCTTGGTTCTAAAGTGCAAGGTCTTGGAGAATGCCGCTTTCAGATGAAGCTGTGGAAGTGGAACTGCACAACTACGTCACTAGGCAAAGTTCTTTTACAAG acaCGCGAGAAACGGCGTTCGCTAATGCCATTACGTCCGCCGGAGTCACCTACCAAATTACGGCAGCGTGTAGCTCTGGTAGTCTGTTACAATGTGGCTGCGACAACTCGAGCAATAGTATTATGGAAGAGGCAAAAAACGCCACCTGGCTGTGGGGAGGCTGCGGTGATAATGTCAATTTTGGTTATATAAAATCTATTGAATTTATTGACACACAAGAAAAAAGGCGGAGTGATATAAAATCATTGATTACGCAACATAACAACGAAGCTGGAAGACTT GCTGTCAAACTACACATGCGGGAAGAATGTAAATGTCATGGTCTATCCGGAACATGCAGTTTGAAAACATGCTGGAAACGAATGCCTGTTTTTCGGGATGTTGGCTATCGTCTGAAAGAGTTGTTCAACGGTGCCATCAAAGTTACAGGCGCAAATAATGGAAAGAACCTCCTAGCTGCCGGGTCTACAATAAAGGCGCCGACGATTACAGACTTAGTATATTCAGTAGAATCGCCTAATTTTTGTGTACCTGACCGGAAAGTGGGGTCTATTGGTACGGCCCATCGGGTATGCAACAGTACCTCAGACGGCGTGGAGGGATGTCAGATTATGTGTTGTAATCGAGGTTACACGGACGAAATTGTGAATCGAACTTATCACTGTCGATGCAGGTTTAAGTGGTGCTGTGTCGTGGAATGTGATATATGTAGTAAAAACGTTACTATCAGTCGATGCAATGGGTACAGCTAG